The following are encoded together in the Lathyrus oleraceus cultivar Zhongwan6 chromosome 3, CAAS_Psat_ZW6_1.0, whole genome shotgun sequence genome:
- the LOC127125711 gene encoding homeobox-leucine zipper protein ATHB-22 encodes MDWNTDTTVPFVPPPGSSLSFFYNYNNYNYSGIEASEAALGETQQRLLPVIDDETNKINNGKDYREKKKTKNKKNKLTSNQVDALERSFHEEIKLDPERKMKLSAELGLQPRQVAVWFQNRRTRWKTKQLEHSYDVLKQENQKLQEEVMVLKEKLKEKSDCRTQTFGDETVESPLEGLGWREIEGYKPYPNSHNQQGSTSSIQQAAEGYINSSFIVEDFDSVSLHQECHWPELPYYP; translated from the exons ATGGATTGGAATACTGATACCACAGTACCCTTTGTTCCTCCTCCAGGTTCTTCTTTAAGCTTCTTCTACAACTATAACAACTACAATTATTCTG GAATTGAAGCGAGTGAAGCGGCATTGGGTGAGACTCAACAAAGGTTGCTTCCTGTAATTGATGATGAAACGAACAAGATTAATAATGGAAAAGATTACCGAGAGAAGAAGAAGACCAAGAACAAGAAGAATAAATTAACAAGTAACCAAGTTGATGCATTGGAGAGGAGTTTTCATGAAGAAATAAAATTAGACCCTGAAAGAAAGATGAAGCTTTCTGCTGAGTTAGGGCTTCAACCTCGCCAAGTCGCTGTCTGGTTCCAAAATAGGCGTACTAGGTGGAAGACTAAGCAGCTTGAACACTCCTATGATGTGCTGAAACAAGAAAATCAGAAACTTCAAGAAGAG GTTATGGTGTTGAAGGAAAAGCTAAAAGAGAAATCTGATTGCAGGACACAAACATTTGGCGATGAAACAGTAGAAAGTCCATTAGAAGGGTTGGGATGGAGAGAGATTGAAGGGTATAAACCATATCCAAATTCCCACAATCAACAAGGATCAACAAGTAGCATTCAACAAGCTGCAGAGGGATACATCAACAGTTCTTTCATTGTTGAAGATTTTGACTCAGTTTCATTGCATCAGGAATGTCACTGGCCTGAGTTACCTTATTATCCATGA